GCAGCCGTCGGACGAGGACGAATCAGAGGAAACAGACGCGCCCGCCGAGGGATCGTCTGAGGGGTAGTCTCTCCGCATTCGGACAACTCCCGCAGTGTCATCCGTCGAGGTTATCGCATCACCCGCCGTCGGCTCCGCCGCGATCACGTCAAGTGGAAGCCATGCCGCGCACAAACTCTGGCTCGGACGTTTCGCCAAATTGACTTCGATCGCGACGTTCCTGCTGATCTTAGTCGGCAGTCTGGTCACCACGACCGGATCGGGGCTGGCAGTTCCCGACTGGCCGCTCTCGTTCGGGCAATTCTTCCCGAAGATGGAAGGCGGGGTCCTGTACGAGCACGGTCACCGCATGGTGGCGGGAGCGGTCGGATTACTGATGACCGCGCTCGCTGTCTGGGTCTGGTTGATTGAGCGAAGACGGACTGTACGCGTTCTGGCGCTGGTCGCGTGGTTTGCCGTCGTGGCGCAAGCGATCTTAGGCGGCATCACTGTCCTGCACAAACTGCCGATTGCGGTGTCGGTCTCACATGCCGGGCTGGCGATGGCGTTTTTCTCACTGACAGTTACATTGGCAATGATGAACAGCAGCTCCTGGCAGAAGCCGGGTCAAACCAAGAGGAGATCACTCATGCCAACGGGTCTATCAAAAGTCGCGCTGTCCACGACAGCGCTGATTTACGCGCAAATCCTCGTCGGTGCCTTGATGCGCCACATGGGCGCCGGGCTGGCGATCCCGGACTTCCCGCTGTCGTATGGGCAACTGATTCCGCCGCTGCACGCGGCATCGGTGGCGGTGCATTTCGCGCACCGGGTCGGCGCGGTTGTTGTCGGATTGATCATCGTGTATCAGTACATCCGCATTCGCCGCGATGCCTCAACCGATGCCCAGCTCAAACGCTGGGGCGGATATCTCGTCGCATTATTTGGTGTGCAGTTCCTTCTGGGAGCGCTCACCATCTGGACCATGAAATCAATCGTCGTCACGACGGCGCATGTCGGAGTCGGCGCCCTGACACTGGGCCTCTCGCTCATGGTCACGCTGCGGGCCATGCGCGCGCCGGCCGCGGTCAAATTGGAGACCGCCTGACCTTGGATGTGAAAACACCGCCTTCGGCTGTCGGCGAATCGGCCATTGCCCTGGCGCCGTCACGGTTCGCCGACTACCTGGCGCTGACCAAGCCGCGCATCGGGCTTTTGGTCATGCTATGCGCGGCCGTCGGTTTTGTCGTGGGCACCGGCGTTCTGGCGGCAACGGGTGTCCTGATTCACGTCGTGCTGGGGACCGCAATCCTTGCGGCGGGCGGCGCGGCTCTCAACCAATACCGCGAACGCGAATTCGATGCGCTGATGCAGCGCACCGATGACCGTCCCTTGCCGTCCGGTCGTCTGTTCCCCTGGGAAGCG
This genomic interval from Candidatus Zixiibacteriota bacterium contains the following:
- a CDS encoding COX15/CtaA family protein, producing the protein MSSVEVIASPAVGSAAITSSGSHAAHKLWLGRFAKLTSIATFLLILVGSLVTTTGSGLAVPDWPLSFGQFFPKMEGGVLYEHGHRMVAGAVGLLMTALAVWVWLIERRRTVRVLALVAWFAVVAQAILGGITVLHKLPIAVSVSHAGLAMAFFSLTVTLAMMNSSSWQKPGQTKRRSLMPTGLSKVALSTTALIYAQILVGALMRHMGAGLAIPDFPLSYGQLIPPLHAASVAVHFAHRVGAVVVGLIIVYQYIRIRRDASTDAQLKRWGGYLVALFGVQFLLGALTIWTMKSIVVTTAHVGVGALTLGLSLMVTLRAMRAPAAVKLETA